A region from the Panicum hallii strain FIL2 chromosome 1, PHallii_v3.1, whole genome shotgun sequence genome encodes:
- the LOC112893416 gene encoding protein PHYLLO, chloroplastic isoform X4: protein MLAVSPPPRLPLRLPVRPLLAFSLPSPRRLCRSNRGRLRGGPRRLCRLRADSAAGRRAGIVIDVDEVGEIGDRDLPVDVSFARRLPPALTVGDGLGALRRAADELKASPPAGATSGVIRFEVLVPPSTKALNWCSQFRGSSLFPQFYLSRKLTSGPSSQLEICGIGSAICLHGSYPVKNGFDLVLRYISSDSHLIRAYGFVGMKYDKESSSIEEKLGSYYLFIPQVELSEFDSCSILSSTMIWDDSVSHTFEDAVSLFESCFDQIQNSYDPLDSICHKGLVPSYISGDAHLSETGNPQLVYLDTELLATIEAKGIPLTLDKFLSSDQSFVRFSPEFLFCSNMELCLQQNETESFIKHCSNINLAWASLLVEECVRLGFTYFCIAPGSRSSPLALSATCHPLTTCISCYDERSLGFHALGYGRGSRKPAVVITSSGTAVSNLLPSVVEASQDFVPIILLTADRPPELHDAGANQAINQVNHFGTFVRYFFNLPPPSDQIHARMVLTTLDSAAYYAMQVPQGPVHLNCAFREPLDYTDRDWNLDCLRGLDKWFTNSEPYTRYLIMKTVSAFGNYSCSVMELLQIIEKAEQGLLLVGALHTDDDMWAVALLAKHLSWPIATDILSGLRLRKVVNLFPLFDKSILFIDHIDQILLSDSAKNWISPDVIVQVAQEIMFQIHSKWSLTEPYVAHVIGESLYGDAIMFVGNSMVVRDLDMFGKGWTNYTSNGNSLMMHHFPEFVGTLVAGNRGASGIDGLLSTAIGFAVGSNKHVFCVVGDISFLHDTNGLALLNQRARRKPMTIIVVNNHGGAIFSLLPIAKNTSPQILKKFFYTMHDISISNLCAAHRVKHLRVQTKAELHDALVKSKAEQIDCVVEVDNSIDSNADFHRIMSEFSAYSTTRYLDYLLGDPCSKSELDAMPVYTIHGAEYMLYRIQLSAPRTSGLSDGRFSHEGFILKLCMDDNIAGFGEVAPIEIHEEDLLDVEEQLRFLFHRMKDSELDVIPLLRGSFSNWIWTSLGIPPSSIFPSVKCGLEMAILNLLASQRKCGLSKFLAGSDPLVRDQNSYAGIEICALVDCNGTPMEVALAVAKLVAEGFTTVKLKVGRRESPIEDAAVLHKIREVVGYKINIRVDANQKWTYEQAVEFGSRAKSLQLEYIEEPVSSLNDLIKFCGKSGLPVALDETIDNLKGDVIPKLHQFVHPGIVALVIKPSVVGGFEKAAHIAKWAQMHDKMAVISSAYESSVGLASYIQLAHYVDQQNSVVSRIKNKDTCGVVAHGLGTYQWLREDVSEQKLNIHATPLGDGIRASVEDARGYLHHLNINNNKIERTYNDEKLRSYSVQVDVDDCSYLVKLQEAGDHINEKVVLLLHGFLGTSDDWVPMMKALSPSARVIAVDLPGHGESQVLQHHVENSEKFPITVQSLADLLLKLISQITDGEVVVVGYSMGARIALHMALNQVHSVTFSIFIFSVHFFLMLILSWLCQSPRQIRGAVIISGSPGLRDEESRRRRIAIDKSRAKFLMSCGLECFLETWYSARMWTSLREHPKFNSLVRTRNKHKDIKALAKVLADSSVGRQRSLWEDLKHLKRPLLIVAGEKDTKFKGISQRMCSEITQHGERGSDGRDGDELCEMIVIPDAGHAVHVENPLPLVRAVRKFLQKLH from the exons ATGCTCGCCGTCTCGCCCCCTCCCCGTCTCCCTCTCCGCCTCCCAGTCCGCCCCCTCCTCGCTTTCTCTCTCCCATCCCCTCGCCGCCTCTGCCGCTCCAACCGCGGccgcctccgcggcggtccCCGCCGTCTCTGCCGCCTCCGCGCGGACTccgcggccgggcggcgcgcgggcatcGTGATCGACGTCGACGAGGTGGGTGAGATCGGCGACCGGGACCTCCCCGTGGACGTGTCGTTCGCGCGGAGGCTTCCGCCCGCGCTCACTGTCGGCGACGGCCTCGGCGCGCTGCGGCGGGCCGCCGATGAGCTCAAGGCCAGCCCGCCTGCTGGCGCCACGAGCGGCGTGATCAGGTTCGAG GTACTTGTTCCACCCAGTACAAAGGCACTCAACTGGTGCTCTCAGTTTAGAGGATCATCCTTGTTTCCTCAGTTTTATTTATCGAGGAAGCTAACCTCTGGTCCATCATCTCAACTTGAAATATGTGGCATTGGTTCTGCAATTTGTTTGCACGGTTCCTACCCAGTAAAAAATGGATTTGATTTAGTATTGAG ATATATTTCTTCTGATTCACACTTGATAAGGGCTTATGGATTTGTAGGCATGAAATATGACAAGGAATCGTCATCCATAGAGGAGAAACTTGGCTCATATTACCTCTTCATCCCTCAG GTTGAGCTGAGCGAGTTTGATAGTTGTTCCATTTTATCATCAACTATGATTTGGGATGATTCTGTTTCTCACACATTTGAGGATGCAGTTTCTTTGTTTGAATCTTGCTTTGATCAG ATACAAAATAGCTATGATCCTTTGGATAGCATTTGTCACAAAGGTTTGGTACCAAGTTACATTTCTGGAGATGCACATTTGTCAGAGACTGGGAATCCTCAGTTG GTGTATTTGGATACAGAACTGCTCGCCACAATAGAAGCAAAAGGTATCCCCTTAACCTTG GACAAGTTTTTGTCTTCTGATCAGTCATTTGTTAGATTTTCACCAGAGTTCCTCTTTTGTTCAAACATG GAGTTATGCTTGCAACAAAATGAGACAGAATCTTTCATCAAGCACTGCTCTAACATAAATTTGGCATGGGCATCCCTTCTAGTTGAAGAATGTGTTAGACTTGGTTTCACG TACTTCTGTATAGCTCCAGGGTCGAGATCATCCCCCCTTGCACTTTCTGCTACATGCCATCCTTTGACAACATGCATATCATGTTACGATGAACGGTCACTTGGATTTCATGCTCTTGGCTATGGGAGAGGTTCTAGGAAGCCAGCAGTAGTAATCACATCGTCAGGAACCGCTGTATCAAATCTTCTTCCTTCA GTGGTTGAGGCAAGTCAAGATTTCGTACCAATTATATTACTCACAGCTGATCGTCCTCCTGAGTTGCATGATGCTGGAGCTAACCAAGCCATCAATCAG GTCAATCATTTTGGTACCTTTGTAAGATATTTTTTTAATCTCCCTCCGCCCAGTGACCAAATTCATGCAAGAATGGTTCTCACAACACTTGACTCAGCAGCCTACTATGCAATGCAAGTTCCACAAGGCCCAGTGCATTTAAATTGTGCTTTTAGAGAACCTCTAGATTACACTGATCGAGATTGGAATCTTGACTGTTTGAGAGGTTTGGATAAGTGGTTTACAAATAGTGAGCCGTATACCAGATACCTAATAATGAAAACGGTTTCTGCATTCGGTAATTATTCTTGCTCAGTAATGGAGCTTCTGCAGATCATAGAGAAGGCAGAACAAGGGCTTCTATTAGTTGGTGCTCTACATACAGATGATGACATGTGGGCCGTGGCTTTGCTAGCTAAGCACCTCTCCTGGCCAATTGCTACTGATATTCTGTCTGGACTAAGATTGCGGAAAGTAGTAAATTTGTTCCCACTGTTTGATAAGAGCATTTTGTTTATAGACCACATTGATCAAATTCTATTGTCTGATTCTGCTAAAAACTGGATAAGCCCAGATGTCATTGTTCAG GTTGCTCAGGAGATAATGTTTCAGATACATTCGAAATGGTCACTTACAGAACCATATGTTGCTCATGTAATTGGGGAGTCACTTTATGGTGATGCTATCATGTTTGTTGGGAACAGCATGGTCGTCCGAGACTTAGACATGTTTGGCAAGGGCTGGACTAATTACACTTCAAATGGAAATAGCCTGATGATGCATCATTTTCCGGAGTTTGTTGGCACATTAGTGGCTGGGAACAGAGGAGCAAGTGGCATTGATGGTTTGCTCAGCACAGCAATCGGATTTGCTGTTGGATCAAACAAGCAT GTATTCTGCGTGGTTGGTGACATATCTTTTCTTCATGACACAAATGGATTGGCACTTCTCAACCAAAG GGCACGGAGGAAACCTATGACGATAATTGTTGTGAACAATCATGGCGGTGCGATCTTCAGCCTTCTACCAATTGCGAAAAATACTTCACCACAAATTTTGAAGAAATTCTTCTACACAATGCATGACATATCAATTTCCAACCTCTGCGCTGCACACAG GGTAAAGCATCTTCGAGTTCAAACAAAAGCAGAGCTTCATGATGCCTTGGTGAAATCTAAAGCGGAACAGATTGATTGTGTGGTAGAAGTAGACAATAGCATTGATAGCAATGCAGACTTTCATAG AATTATGAGCGAGTTCTCTGCATATTCTACAACTCGGTATCTGGATTATCTTCTGGGAGATCCATGTTCTAAGAGTGAGTTAGATGCCATGCCTGTTTATACAATTCATGGAGCGGAATACATGCTGTACAG GATCCAGCTTTCTGCACCACGTACTTCTGGGCTATCTGATGGCAGATTCTCTCATGAAGGGTTTATTCTGAAGCTTTGTATGGATGATAACATTGCAGGATTTGGTGAG GTTGCACCAATTGAAATTCATGAGGAGGATCTGTTGGATGTCGAAGAGCAACTTAGATTTCTTTTCCACAGGATGAAAGATTCTGAGCTAGATGTTATTCCTTTGCTGAGAGGGTCCTTTTCCAATTGGATATGGACAAGCCTAGGGATTCCT CCTTCTTCGATATTCCCAAGTGTTAAATGCGGATTGGAGATGGCCATTCTTAATTTACTTGCGTCACAACGGAAATGTGGATTGTCCAAATTTCTCGCTGGTTCCGACCCCTTAGTACGAGATCAGAACAGCTATGCCGGTATAGAGATCTGTGCACTAGTAGACTGCAATGGTACTCCAATGGAAGTAGCACTTGCTGTCGCCAAACTGGTTGCTGAAGGTTTTACCACAGTTAAACTGAAG GTTGGGCGTCGTGAAAGCCCTATTGAGGATGCAGCTGTTCTTCATAAAATAAGAGAAGTTGTAGGATACAAGATCAATATCCGTGTTGATGCAAATCAGAAATGGACATATGAACAGGCAGTTGAATTTGGATCTAGGGCTAAAAGCCTTCAATTGGAATACATTGAG GAACCAGTGAGCTCTTTAAATGATCTCATCAAGTTCTGTGGCAAGAGTGGCTTGCCTGTCGCACTAGATGAGACAATTGACAACCTTAAGGGGGATGTAATTCCTAAGCTTCATCAGTTTGTGCATCCAGGAATAGTTGCTCTT GTTATTAAACCCAGTGTTGTTGGAGGTTTTGAGAAGGCAGCTCACATAGCAAAATGGGCTCAGATGCACGATAAGATGGCTGTCATCAGTAGTGCGTATGAGAGTTCTGTAGGTTTGGCATCCTATATACAGTTAGCACATTATGTTGACCAACAAAACTCCGTAGTCTCCAGAATAAAGAACAAAGATACATGTGGGGTTGTCGCACATGGACTTGGAACATATCAATGGTTAAGGGAAGATGTATCAGAGCAGAAGTTAAATATCCATGCAACCCCACTTGGTGACGGGATCCGAGCTTCAGTAGAAGATGCCCGTGGTTATCTTCACCACTTAAACATTAACAACAATAAGATAGAAAGGACATATAATGATGAAAAACTGAGGTCATATTCTGTCCAAGTTGATGTGGACGATTGTTCTTATCTAGTCAAACTTCAAGAGGCTGGTGATCATATAAAT GAAAAGGTTGTTCTTTTACTTCATGGATTTCTTGGTACGAGTGACGATTGGGTTCCTATGATGAAAGCTCTCTCCCCCAGTGCACGGGTCATTGCAGTTGATCTTCCTGGTCATGGCGAGTCACAAGTGCTGCAGCATCATGttgaaaattcagaaaaatttcCTATTACAGTGCAATCTCTTGCAGATTTGTTGCTGAAGTTGATATCACAAATAACTGATGgtgaggtggtggtggttggcTATTCAATGGGTGCTAGGATTGCACTCCACATGGCGCTAAATCAAGTTCACTCGGTAACTTTCTCAATATTTATCTTTTCTGTGCACTTCTTTCTTATGCTGATTCTGAGCTGGTTATGCCAGAGTCCAAGACAGATTCGTGGAGCTGTGATCATATCAGGAAGTCCTGGATTGAGAGATGAAGAGAGTAGGAGACGTCGTATTGCTATTGATAAATCAAGAGCTAAGTTCCTGATGTCTTGTGGGCTCGAATGTTTTCTTGAAACATGGTACTCTGCAAGAATGTGGACCAG TCTACGAGAGCATCCAAAGTTCAATTCTCTAGTGAGGACACGCAATAAACACAAGGATATTAAAGCTCTAGCTAAGGTTCTTGCAGACTCAAGCGTAGGGAGACAAAG GTCCCTGTGGGAAGACTTGAAACACTTGAAGAGGCCTCTACTCATCGTTGCAGGTGAAAAGGACACAAAATTCAAAGGCATCTCACAGAGAATGTGCAGCGAGATAACACAGCACGGCGAACGCGGATCTGATGGTCGTGATGGAGACGAGCTCTGTGAGATGATCGTTATCCCAGATGCCGGGCACGCTGTGCATGTTGAGAACCCTCTTCCTTTGGTAAGGGCCGTGCGGAAGTTCTTACAAAAGCTGCACTGA
- the LOC112893416 gene encoding protein PHYLLO, chloroplastic isoform X1, with the protein MLAVSPPPRLPLRLPVRPLLAFSLPSPRRLCRSNRGRLRGGPRRLCRLRADSAAGRRAGIVIDVDEVGEIGDRDLPVDVSFARRLPPALTVGDGLGALRRAADELKASPPAGATSGVIRFEVLVPPSTKALNWCSQFRGSSLFPQFYLSRKLTSGPSSQLEICGIGSAICLHGSYPVKNGFDLVLRYISSDSHLIRAYGFVGMKYDKESSSIEEKLGSYYLFIPQVELSEFDSCSILSSTMIWDDSVSHTFEDAVSLFESCFDQIQNSYDPLDSICHKGLVPSYISGDAHLSETGNPQLVYLDTELLATIEAKGIPLTLDKFLSSDQSFVRFSPEFLFCSNMELCLQQNETESFIKHCSNINLAWASLLVEECVRLGFTYFCIAPGSRSSPLALSATCHPLTTCISCYDERSLGFHALGYGRGSRKPAVVITSSGTAVSNLLPSVVEASQDFVPIILLTADRPPELHDAGANQAINQVNHFGTFVRYFFNLPPPSDQIHARMVLTTLDSAAYYAMQVPQGPVHLNCAFREPLDYTDRDWNLDCLRGLDKWFTNSEPYTRYLIMKTVSAFGNYSCSVMELLQIIEKAEQGLLLVGALHTDDDMWAVALLAKHLSWPIATDILSGLRLRKVVNLFPLFDKSILFIDHIDQILLSDSAKNWISPDVIVQIGSRITSKRVGMFLETCSPSSYILIDRHPCRHDPSHVVTHRIQASVVEFAASLCGRTFQRKTSRWTDILMVANSVVAQEIMFQIHSKWSLTEPYVAHVIGESLYGDAIMFVGNSMVVRDLDMFGKGWTNYTSNGNSLMMHHFPEFVGTLVAGNRGASGIDGLLSTAIGFAVGSNKHVFCVVGDISFLHDTNGLALLNQRARRKPMTIIVVNNHGGAIFSLLPIAKNTSPQILKKFFYTMHDISISNLCAAHRVKHLRVQTKAELHDALVKSKAEQIDCVVEVDNSIDSNADFHRIMSEFSAYSTTRYLDYLLGDPCSKSELDAMPVYTIHGAEYMLYRIQLSAPRTSGLSDGRFSHEGFILKLCMDDNIAGFGEVAPIEIHEEDLLDVEEQLRFLFHRMKDSELDVIPLLRGSFSNWIWTSLGIPPSSIFPSVKCGLEMAILNLLASQRKCGLSKFLAGSDPLVRDQNSYAGIEICALVDCNGTPMEVALAVAKLVAEGFTTVKLKVGRRESPIEDAAVLHKIREVVGYKINIRVDANQKWTYEQAVEFGSRAKSLQLEYIEEPVSSLNDLIKFCGKSGLPVALDETIDNLKGDVIPKLHQFVHPGIVALVIKPSVVGGFEKAAHIAKWAQMHDKMAVISSAYESSVGLASYIQLAHYVDQQNSVVSRIKNKDTCGVVAHGLGTYQWLREDVSEQKLNIHATPLGDGIRASVEDARGYLHHLNINNNKIERTYNDEKLRSYSVQVDVDDCSYLVKLQEAGDHINEKVVLLLHGFLGTSDDWVPMMKALSPSARVIAVDLPGHGESQVLQHHVENSEKFPITVQSLADLLLKLISQITDGEVVVVGYSMGARIALHMALNQVHSVTFSIFIFSVHFFLMLILSWLCQSPRQIRGAVIISGSPGLRDEESRRRRIAIDKSRAKFLMSCGLECFLETWYSARMWTSLREHPKFNSLVRTRNKHKDIKALAKVLADSSVGRQRSLWEDLKHLKRPLLIVAGEKDTKFKGISQRMCSEITQHGERGSDGRDGDELCEMIVIPDAGHAVHVENPLPLVRAVRKFLQKLH; encoded by the exons ATGCTCGCCGTCTCGCCCCCTCCCCGTCTCCCTCTCCGCCTCCCAGTCCGCCCCCTCCTCGCTTTCTCTCTCCCATCCCCTCGCCGCCTCTGCCGCTCCAACCGCGGccgcctccgcggcggtccCCGCCGTCTCTGCCGCCTCCGCGCGGACTccgcggccgggcggcgcgcgggcatcGTGATCGACGTCGACGAGGTGGGTGAGATCGGCGACCGGGACCTCCCCGTGGACGTGTCGTTCGCGCGGAGGCTTCCGCCCGCGCTCACTGTCGGCGACGGCCTCGGCGCGCTGCGGCGGGCCGCCGATGAGCTCAAGGCCAGCCCGCCTGCTGGCGCCACGAGCGGCGTGATCAGGTTCGAG GTACTTGTTCCACCCAGTACAAAGGCACTCAACTGGTGCTCTCAGTTTAGAGGATCATCCTTGTTTCCTCAGTTTTATTTATCGAGGAAGCTAACCTCTGGTCCATCATCTCAACTTGAAATATGTGGCATTGGTTCTGCAATTTGTTTGCACGGTTCCTACCCAGTAAAAAATGGATTTGATTTAGTATTGAG ATATATTTCTTCTGATTCACACTTGATAAGGGCTTATGGATTTGTAGGCATGAAATATGACAAGGAATCGTCATCCATAGAGGAGAAACTTGGCTCATATTACCTCTTCATCCCTCAG GTTGAGCTGAGCGAGTTTGATAGTTGTTCCATTTTATCATCAACTATGATTTGGGATGATTCTGTTTCTCACACATTTGAGGATGCAGTTTCTTTGTTTGAATCTTGCTTTGATCAG ATACAAAATAGCTATGATCCTTTGGATAGCATTTGTCACAAAGGTTTGGTACCAAGTTACATTTCTGGAGATGCACATTTGTCAGAGACTGGGAATCCTCAGTTG GTGTATTTGGATACAGAACTGCTCGCCACAATAGAAGCAAAAGGTATCCCCTTAACCTTG GACAAGTTTTTGTCTTCTGATCAGTCATTTGTTAGATTTTCACCAGAGTTCCTCTTTTGTTCAAACATG GAGTTATGCTTGCAACAAAATGAGACAGAATCTTTCATCAAGCACTGCTCTAACATAAATTTGGCATGGGCATCCCTTCTAGTTGAAGAATGTGTTAGACTTGGTTTCACG TACTTCTGTATAGCTCCAGGGTCGAGATCATCCCCCCTTGCACTTTCTGCTACATGCCATCCTTTGACAACATGCATATCATGTTACGATGAACGGTCACTTGGATTTCATGCTCTTGGCTATGGGAGAGGTTCTAGGAAGCCAGCAGTAGTAATCACATCGTCAGGAACCGCTGTATCAAATCTTCTTCCTTCA GTGGTTGAGGCAAGTCAAGATTTCGTACCAATTATATTACTCACAGCTGATCGTCCTCCTGAGTTGCATGATGCTGGAGCTAACCAAGCCATCAATCAG GTCAATCATTTTGGTACCTTTGTAAGATATTTTTTTAATCTCCCTCCGCCCAGTGACCAAATTCATGCAAGAATGGTTCTCACAACACTTGACTCAGCAGCCTACTATGCAATGCAAGTTCCACAAGGCCCAGTGCATTTAAATTGTGCTTTTAGAGAACCTCTAGATTACACTGATCGAGATTGGAATCTTGACTGTTTGAGAGGTTTGGATAAGTGGTTTACAAATAGTGAGCCGTATACCAGATACCTAATAATGAAAACGGTTTCTGCATTCGGTAATTATTCTTGCTCAGTAATGGAGCTTCTGCAGATCATAGAGAAGGCAGAACAAGGGCTTCTATTAGTTGGTGCTCTACATACAGATGATGACATGTGGGCCGTGGCTTTGCTAGCTAAGCACCTCTCCTGGCCAATTGCTACTGATATTCTGTCTGGACTAAGATTGCGGAAAGTAGTAAATTTGTTCCCACTGTTTGATAAGAGCATTTTGTTTATAGACCACATTGATCAAATTCTATTGTCTGATTCTGCTAAAAACTGGATAAGCCCAGATGTCATTGTTCAG ATTGGTAGTCGTATTACTAGCAAACGAGTGGGAATGTTTCTCGAGACTTGCTCCCCATCTTCCTACATCTTGATTGATAGGCATCCATGCCGTCATGATCCATCACATGTTGTCACTCACAGAATACAAGCTAGTGTAGTGGAATTTGCTGCTAGTTTGTGCGGGCGTACTTTTCAAAGGAAGACAAGCAGATGGACAGATATTTTGATGGTTGCTAATTCAGTG GTTGCTCAGGAGATAATGTTTCAGATACATTCGAAATGGTCACTTACAGAACCATATGTTGCTCATGTAATTGGGGAGTCACTTTATGGTGATGCTATCATGTTTGTTGGGAACAGCATGGTCGTCCGAGACTTAGACATGTTTGGCAAGGGCTGGACTAATTACACTTCAAATGGAAATAGCCTGATGATGCATCATTTTCCGGAGTTTGTTGGCACATTAGTGGCTGGGAACAGAGGAGCAAGTGGCATTGATGGTTTGCTCAGCACAGCAATCGGATTTGCTGTTGGATCAAACAAGCAT GTATTCTGCGTGGTTGGTGACATATCTTTTCTTCATGACACAAATGGATTGGCACTTCTCAACCAAAG GGCACGGAGGAAACCTATGACGATAATTGTTGTGAACAATCATGGCGGTGCGATCTTCAGCCTTCTACCAATTGCGAAAAATACTTCACCACAAATTTTGAAGAAATTCTTCTACACAATGCATGACATATCAATTTCCAACCTCTGCGCTGCACACAG GGTAAAGCATCTTCGAGTTCAAACAAAAGCAGAGCTTCATGATGCCTTGGTGAAATCTAAAGCGGAACAGATTGATTGTGTGGTAGAAGTAGACAATAGCATTGATAGCAATGCAGACTTTCATAG AATTATGAGCGAGTTCTCTGCATATTCTACAACTCGGTATCTGGATTATCTTCTGGGAGATCCATGTTCTAAGAGTGAGTTAGATGCCATGCCTGTTTATACAATTCATGGAGCGGAATACATGCTGTACAG GATCCAGCTTTCTGCACCACGTACTTCTGGGCTATCTGATGGCAGATTCTCTCATGAAGGGTTTATTCTGAAGCTTTGTATGGATGATAACATTGCAGGATTTGGTGAG GTTGCACCAATTGAAATTCATGAGGAGGATCTGTTGGATGTCGAAGAGCAACTTAGATTTCTTTTCCACAGGATGAAAGATTCTGAGCTAGATGTTATTCCTTTGCTGAGAGGGTCCTTTTCCAATTGGATATGGACAAGCCTAGGGATTCCT CCTTCTTCGATATTCCCAAGTGTTAAATGCGGATTGGAGATGGCCATTCTTAATTTACTTGCGTCACAACGGAAATGTGGATTGTCCAAATTTCTCGCTGGTTCCGACCCCTTAGTACGAGATCAGAACAGCTATGCCGGTATAGAGATCTGTGCACTAGTAGACTGCAATGGTACTCCAATGGAAGTAGCACTTGCTGTCGCCAAACTGGTTGCTGAAGGTTTTACCACAGTTAAACTGAAG GTTGGGCGTCGTGAAAGCCCTATTGAGGATGCAGCTGTTCTTCATAAAATAAGAGAAGTTGTAGGATACAAGATCAATATCCGTGTTGATGCAAATCAGAAATGGACATATGAACAGGCAGTTGAATTTGGATCTAGGGCTAAAAGCCTTCAATTGGAATACATTGAG GAACCAGTGAGCTCTTTAAATGATCTCATCAAGTTCTGTGGCAAGAGTGGCTTGCCTGTCGCACTAGATGAGACAATTGACAACCTTAAGGGGGATGTAATTCCTAAGCTTCATCAGTTTGTGCATCCAGGAATAGTTGCTCTT GTTATTAAACCCAGTGTTGTTGGAGGTTTTGAGAAGGCAGCTCACATAGCAAAATGGGCTCAGATGCACGATAAGATGGCTGTCATCAGTAGTGCGTATGAGAGTTCTGTAGGTTTGGCATCCTATATACAGTTAGCACATTATGTTGACCAACAAAACTCCGTAGTCTCCAGAATAAAGAACAAAGATACATGTGGGGTTGTCGCACATGGACTTGGAACATATCAATGGTTAAGGGAAGATGTATCAGAGCAGAAGTTAAATATCCATGCAACCCCACTTGGTGACGGGATCCGAGCTTCAGTAGAAGATGCCCGTGGTTATCTTCACCACTTAAACATTAACAACAATAAGATAGAAAGGACATATAATGATGAAAAACTGAGGTCATATTCTGTCCAAGTTGATGTGGACGATTGTTCTTATCTAGTCAAACTTCAAGAGGCTGGTGATCATATAAAT GAAAAGGTTGTTCTTTTACTTCATGGATTTCTTGGTACGAGTGACGATTGGGTTCCTATGATGAAAGCTCTCTCCCCCAGTGCACGGGTCATTGCAGTTGATCTTCCTGGTCATGGCGAGTCACAAGTGCTGCAGCATCATGttgaaaattcagaaaaatttcCTATTACAGTGCAATCTCTTGCAGATTTGTTGCTGAAGTTGATATCACAAATAACTGATGgtgaggtggtggtggttggcTATTCAATGGGTGCTAGGATTGCACTCCACATGGCGCTAAATCAAGTTCACTCGGTAACTTTCTCAATATTTATCTTTTCTGTGCACTTCTTTCTTATGCTGATTCTGAGCTGGTTATGCCAGAGTCCAAGACAGATTCGTGGAGCTGTGATCATATCAGGAAGTCCTGGATTGAGAGATGAAGAGAGTAGGAGACGTCGTATTGCTATTGATAAATCAAGAGCTAAGTTCCTGATGTCTTGTGGGCTCGAATGTTTTCTTGAAACATGGTACTCTGCAAGAATGTGGACCAG TCTACGAGAGCATCCAAAGTTCAATTCTCTAGTGAGGACACGCAATAAACACAAGGATATTAAAGCTCTAGCTAAGGTTCTTGCAGACTCAAGCGTAGGGAGACAAAG GTCCCTGTGGGAAGACTTGAAACACTTGAAGAGGCCTCTACTCATCGTTGCAGGTGAAAAGGACACAAAATTCAAAGGCATCTCACAGAGAATGTGCAGCGAGATAACACAGCACGGCGAACGCGGATCTGATGGTCGTGATGGAGACGAGCTCTGTGAGATGATCGTTATCCCAGATGCCGGGCACGCTGTGCATGTTGAGAACCCTCTTCCTTTGGTAAGGGCCGTGCGGAAGTTCTTACAAAAGCTGCACTGA